A portion of the Toxoplasma gondii ME49 chromosome VIIb, whole genome shotgun sequence genome contains these proteins:
- a CDS encoding hypothetical protein (encoded by transcript TGME49_256910) gives MRTIPLKLPQRGEAELLGLLEQHCREHYGHHQLDLVRPVLQKWHRLRKEISRVSPRTGSTRLLDLHRAYLTLCGLLERHFSVSSPPHKGAASLSSSLASLWTSSLACPPPRSSSSSVSSSVSSSASSSLSRCAFSPQKEEKAGRRSSASSRLVGSSLGRFALHADFWAFEKACAIFNCAACEANAGLFVNREKLEEFQEALERFRRAGGIFELLRDMLPSMFSSESVQQREASSAAPYTAAEMTAAAACPEFSVHALTAYSFMMRAQAQCVSYERALREKLGKRLLSMLASQVATFYASALSHLLRVEEMTNATAQPGLLLQSPLSASTGGDAADSRPQTEASVLATWLKSQELSYLAAAHFQLARYEQEQVEMEGEGYGRLVARLRVCREFLAQAAALVEAHSLKCNLSGLFAHIVQTHEQLERDNAVVYLEAVPDPSRLTPLEHACCVELSSVAIQDLQDVDAHAAAQLCQLLPTSVRLRGEEYATRYRAGVRDLKQRVSEELSGVSSFLLARQLPDQLREVALKLQEEKKVRNQPRADLTLELPPHLWNQIRAVQAAGGFDAYEEQQALLAQASVATQRQLADIERLLEAEEAADEAFREESGDPSSDKKERLRTPDARGNCNESDLDSGDRLSDEESLMLLVPASELASQFRVSLDKYRSKAEQAQSANLSLEAKLREAVLPVPLCSSLRSPPSRVSSPSAVGSPPSSAQAPRNSGGSALCMRATLKAASPSEVLACLLPRLEACMQSRQTETERTQRAAERDARIREREEKLQLTHQALANLEAAVHALQSEANRIQEDVDLDAVHSLLLRARNEGELFDSVLLREEQATLGAAQERIATACRSVRTYLEEATTSWETLSVSEGAWCLFTREEKARASEALRMEANAVFSSLSVRLNVLMEMQDEQEEGAAFFCQLQQFLSEIRRQVEACRESREAARQRGRERRRFRETAETSRRSEENWEEPSAKATAESCPPRGEKRRLRQDGDEETHSTEAIRHNSRREETDAYGGDEGDGGGERRGLSAASSPRFPQCDGAYSPTKTWGAGGADEAPRACSPEQRMSEAPGGERRVVRRFPETNESEEKLNACGANEEKPDAADDLWTNAHAFSVFLPPGCSLPGEAWAEPCFPERAPATKTGGDERENEDNRVFVHAANGVLQWKDEREKRQAAEKDAKLHTGSLDKRREAPQDDIDMDATTAAGLPFEDEGEQERD, from the exons ATGAGAACCATTCCGCTAAAGTTGCCCCAGAGGGGGGAAGCCGAGCTCCTCGGCCTTCTCGAGCAGCACTGTCG cgagcaCTATGGGCATCACCAACTGGACTTGGTACGCCCCGTTCTTCAAAAATGGCATCGACTCCGCAAAGAGATTTCCAGAGTATCTC CTCGGACAGGTTCGACGCGACTGCTGGATCTCCATCGGGCCTACCTGACGTTGTGCGGTTTGCTGGAGAGGcacttttctgtttcgtcgcCTCCCCACAAaggcgccgcctctctctcgtcgtcccTCGCGTCGCTCTGGACAAGCAGTCTTGCTTGCCCCCCCCCacggtcttcttcgtcgtccgtTTCGTCGtccgtttcgtcttctgcttcttcgtctctgtctcgttgcGCGTTTTCGCcgcagaaggaggagaaggcggggaGAAGGTCGAGCGCGTCTTCGCGTTTGGTGGGGAGTTCGTTGGGTCGgttcgctctgcatgcagatttcTGGGCGTTTGAGAAGGCTTGCGCGATTTTTAAttgcgctgcatgcgaagcgAACGCAGGGCTGTTTGTGAATCGCGAGAAGCTTGAAGAATTCCAGGAGGCTCTGGAACGCTTCCGGAGAGCGGGGGGAATTTTCGAGCTTCTTCGTGACATGCTCCCGTCGATGTTCTCCTCCGAGTCTGTTCAACAAAGAGAAGCCAGTTCCGCGGCGCCGTACACCGCAGCGGAGATGACCGCTGCCGCCGCCTGCCCAGAattttctgtgcatgcgctcacGGCCTACAGCTTCATGATGCGCGCGCAG GCTCAGTGTGTTTCGTATGAGCGAGCACTGCGAGAGAAGTTGGGGAAGAGACTGCTATCGATGTTAGCTTCCCAAGTCGCGACTTTCTACGCGTCGGCTCTGTCTCACCTTCTTCGTGTCGAGGAAATGACAAACGCAACCGCACAGCCTG gTTTGCTGctgcagtctcctctctctgcatcgaCCGGTGGAGACGCTGCAGACTCTCGCCCACAAACAGAAGCCAGTGTGCTGGCGACATGGCTCAA AAGCCAAGAGTTGTCCTACCTCGCCGCGGCTCACTTTCAGCTCGCTCGGTACGAACAAGAACAAGTCGAAATGGAAG GTGAAGGCTACGGCCGCCTGGTAGCGCGCCTTCGCGTTTGTCGGGAGTTTCTTGCGCAAGCTGCTGCACTCGTCGAAGCGCATTCGCTGAAATGCAACCTCAGCGGTCTCTTTGCTCACATCGTCCAGACACACGAGCAACTGGAACGCGACAACGCCGTG GTGTATCTGGAGGCCGTACCGGATCCGTCGCGTTTGACGCCTCTGGAGCATGCGTGCTGCGTCGAGCTTTCTTCGGTCGCCATTCAGGATTTGCAGGACGTGGACGCGCATGCCGCGGCGCAACTCTGTCAGCTTCTTCCGACGTCTGTTCGCCTAAGGGGCGAGGAGTACGCCACGAG ATATCGGGCAGGCGTTCGGGACTTGAAGCAGCGCGTGTCTGAGGAGCTTTCTggcgtttcgtcttttcttctcgcgcgccaGCTGCCCGACCAGTTGCGGGAGGTCGCTCTGAAGCttcaagaggagaagaaagttcGCAACCAGCCCCGCGCCGACTTGACTCTCGAACTGCCTCCCCACCTCTGGAATCAGATCAGG GCAGTCCAAGCTGCAGGCGGCTTCGACGCTTACGAGGAACAGCAGGCGCTCCTCGCGCAGGCCTCTgtggcgacgcagaggcaaCTCGCTGACATCGAACGCCTTTTGGaggctgaagaagcagccgaCGAGGCTTTTCGCGAGGAGAGCGGCGACCCGTCCAGCGACAAAAAGGAACGGCTACGGACGCCAGACGCGCGAGGAAACTGCAACGAATCAGATCTCGACAGCGGAGATCGACTGTCAGACGAGGAGAGCCTCATGCTGCTGGTGCCCGCCTCAGAACTTGCTTCCCAGTTTCGGGTGTCTCTTGACAAATATCGCAGCAAAGCTGAA CAAGCGCAGAGCGCGAATCTTtctctggaggcgaagcTGAGAGAGGCAGTGCTCCCTGTTcccctctgttcttcgttACGCTCTCCGCCGTCGCGCGTCTCGTCACCTTCGGCGGTCGGTTCTCCCCCTTCAAGCGCGCAGGCTCCGCGCAACTCCGGCGGCTCtgcgctctgcatgcgcgcgacTCTGAAAGCTGCCTCACCCTCAGAGGttcttgcctgtctcctccccagGCTCGAGGCGTGTATGCAGAGccgacagacggagacagaacgcacGCAGAGGGCGGCCGAGAGGGACGCGAGGatccgagaaagagaagagaagctgcagttGACACACCAGGCTCTAGCCAACCTGGAGGCGGCCGTCCACGCTCTCCAAAGCGAAGCAAACAGGATTCaggag GACGTTGACCTCGACGCCGTACACAGCCTGCTCCTGCGAGCTCGGAACGAAGGGGAACTCTTCGactctgttctccttcgcgaGGAGCAAGCAACTCTTGGCGCCGCCCAAGAACGGAtcgcaactgcatgcag GAGCGTCCGAACGTACCTagaagaggcgacgacgTCCTGGGAGACGTTGTCTGTTTCCGAGGGGGCATGGTGTCTTTTtacgcgagaggagaaggcgcgcgCCTCCGAGGCACTGCGGATGGAGGCGAACGCCGTCTTCTCAAGTCTGTCAGTGCGGCTAAACGTCTTGATGGAAATGCAggacgagcaagaagaaggcgcggcGTTCTTTTGCCAGCTGCAGCAATTTCTGTCTGAGATTCGCCGACAGGTGGAGGCGTGCCGAGAAAGCCGCGAGGCTGCCAGACAacgaggaagggagaggagacgtttccgcgagacggcagagacatccagaagaagcgaagagaactGGGAAGAACCAAGTGCCAAGGCGACAGCCGAGAGCTGTCCaccgaggggagagaaacgacggcTACGTcaggacggagacgaagagacccATTCGACGGAGGCGATCCGCCACAACTcccgacgagaagaaacagatgcaTACGGGGGAGATGAAGGTGACGGtggcggcgagagacgcggctTGTCTGCTGCTTCATCTCCCCGGTTTCCTCAGTGCGATGGTGCGTACTCGCCGACGAAGACCTGGGGCGCGGGAGGCGCCGACGAGGcgcctcgcgcatgcagtcccgAACAAAGAATGTCTGAGGCGCCCGGAGGGGAGCGGCGAGTTGTGCGGCGCTTTCCAGAAACGAAcgagagtgaagagaaactcAACGCATGCGGtgcaaacgaagaaaaaccagATGCAGCAGATGACTTGTGGACGAATGCACATGCGTTCTCGGTGTTTCTGCCGCCTGGCTGCTCTCTGCCTGGGGAGGCTTGGGCCGAGCCATGTTTTCCGGAACGCGCACCAGCAACGAAAACAGGAGGcgacgagcgagagaacgaggacaACAGAGtctttgtgcatgcagcgaacgGAGTCTTGCAGtggaaggacgagagagaaaagagacaggctGCTGAAAAAGATGCCAAACTTCACACAGGGTCTCTGgacaagagacgagaggcgcCTCAAGACGACATCGACATGGACGCCACCACTGCTGCAGGATTGCCTttcgaagacgaaggagagcaggagcGAGACTAA
- a CDS encoding DEAD/DEAH box helicase domain-containing protein (encoded by transcript TGME49_256900) encodes MEGEEAAGVSSPAAVEETRRCVVRLAPRIDGRGFPRINGQSDEASSVGEASSSAGDAVQPLPSEAEDQPPEEEDESGVSLLDLVLPDAGHRARLSPETADGESAGQTRFQLPLLLSDRVAQRATPPHLPAQRSVDVQQSRTELSAGEALGARTPQTPGEGRGQRERARKGREDEGERAQESQTESPEESPSTLLFSDFNLHADLLKSLARMKLHVPAPVQCAAIPPALEGRDLIVQAKSGTGKTVAFCLGLLQRVVEEVEKCKRDVALESEVSSPRIRHSSSSPPSAAAPSSPEFPSGGVPGASPRSPGSACADAGSRTRNAAVGFGLVVTPTRELAVQIANEMGRLAWCLRPIVRVACLFGGRPLSVCQQQLRVKPHVLVTTPGRLLSLLRNKGTQKVLAGWPCTCSTARRPPPSEPPRGAEDGEERGEDAAKTAAEDAGERRDGAPDEETGGDKEQSGGGEERGAEIQRDSSVEESPVESWRESEKSQDLRFAENSQESRREAMATEKTEDEPSSPPDERAKTAAPEETEISGSREEGKKAKKKRNEETRFCRTCRRLSAAARLKRQMRMFVLDEADLLLDHFFRPQIRSLLTSLLVRRTQLLAFSATFPSPLLSFLEDLVESLDARSIAAQRERLAKSSSESQRQRALAFVAAHAEARRRGENARAVVEGFLAGSRGGGCVEGEEGVRAERRTEAEVAFLSVEAKSEVERGLPSENDGEREGVMEISGSGAQQEARATDDESEADQEGEDAPEVRTESSSRKREANAVERETQTPTEDGTKPADANETTDAQDCLCEPRVFQKILLCSSRIVHEPKSAAAPLGGTRSRTAAEAAQAIAAALAEKRRSGDSSEADAENEAEDAAPGEREGEGDSRRDREEGERRWAVGVGRGMATEERDAGRGADRLEEEKRRDAESRGHAEIREKMKEEQKRQLVVEGGDGGEWRGQEESGAKKSDNAGETERSLTNGCKSKNSVFVGGDQKRQTGTDETEGHASLLVETTAASESRDEVGEKTKAANTTTSSGREPNNFCHEANGRRSPGRSPSASSAFSSAAQTESKRSSLHLSGGLAKPRVPSPLLVGLHYALLVVPDQPTVLRELGAKVQVLLRVLTTLPFRQAVVFCNSFDSGAQVANCLNQLGVAALYTSARLRQEDRVRALLSLKRVGCRVLVCSDVISRGIDAAGVDLTVNVDLPMDSQTFLHRSGRAGRFGGNGFCVSISTENERPCWEYLAASFKISLHTSLESLEALARQQALAHGVGDEDDAEREEAPPSPPKSSGSVASQIREEPTTACSGRPRENSESFGDVQKAERTLELPVQASAGAPSPGRDLAESVQEAPETQSCLASSPSPQREEATSTKALDSPSSAGAASPPGCPSSVSSSASVAFFSPSVSPSSTCLRPDSTPSGRLHGSRDASPQSSHANAWAARPPPQEAPVSQSSRNESWSGQRDQRRDVSGDTTVCPDSLMKKSAIVSTGSAPADALSSPLHSVAQRLVSSLTDSSRQASSTRRDVSMSAHAEDETQGRSFRHVVLLSVPLLGYCVNETSVLGSLPSPLSPIPPPYASSSPHVRASSPSSSAASSSSDVASCASPPPAGGKSSMFPCWFLNVEKRAASKADLTDDFTAAVRDEAVLCAVSPQLAWTIACAFPDSANMTEVTFHEREVVYVAFPSRLCQQAPLAVESFAAHSDLSPALPSRRSSPLAAVLFPDARMHAGGARAPGGGAGREEDGSRRSSRKAERKGETRGEGERVEGVELVEVMLTKRSASKFSALVGLSTQAVWQDSGAVHDPPEATAFLSSDRGAQETRREMAEDRGEKRSEHAEGGAKEVLRQATDSEERRESDLMDRDTAKACKERAEQGEPVERGEGSELLVLAMRAADAETFFQICFEHFTAKSSAKRLEKESNPPHTAHPVFFPSVASAHSFSSPASCTVSRTPAELCSASLREERAEKKSEAYAVSSSSAGSLSLSNHGRSAMDIREEETKSDKRYQGSVSASIDAEAMFALFRLGCAALERESRLDAQTNLQKAEEGRETASSVAESETDPQCKRGRNESIRESIREMKSLHALLWAACTYTQRGKATCTEERRRREG; translated from the exons atggaaggcgaagaagcggcgggcgtctcttcgcctgccgccgtagaggagacgaggcgaTGTGTGGTGCGCCTGGCTCCGCGCATAGACGGCAGGGGATTCCCTCGGATCAACGGTCAATCGGACGAAGCTTCTTCTGTCGGCGAAGCCAGTTCCTCCGCCGGAGACGCAGTCCAGCCGCTGCCATCCGAAGCCGAGGACCAGCCgcctgaagaggaagatgagtCTGGCGTCTCGCTCCTCGACCTCGTTCTTCCAGACGCTGGGCACCGCGCGAGGCTTTCCCCGGAGACTGCCGATGGAGAGTCGGCGGGCCAGACGCGCTTCcagctgcctcttcttctctcagatCGAGTCGCACAGCGAGCAACGCCTCCGCATCTTCCTGCGCAGAGATCTGTCGACGTACAGCAGTCGAGGACAGAGCTGAGTGCAGGAGAGGCTCTCGGAGCCAGAACGCCGCAGACGCCCGGCGAGGGACGAGGCCAGCGAGAgcgcgcgagaaaaggacgagaagatgAAGGGGAAAGAGCACAGGAAAGCCAAACCGAGAGCCCAGAAGAGTCTCCGAGCACACTGCTGTTTTCGGATTTCaacttgcatgcagatctGCTCAAGAGCCTCGCCAGAATGAAACTCCACGTTCCTGCCCCAGTCCAGTGCGCGGCGATTCCTCCAGCGCTCGAGGGTCGCG ACTTGATCGTGCAGGCCAAGTCTGGAACTGGAAAGACCGTTGCCTTCTGCCTGGGGCTTCTTCAGCGGGTCGTCGAGGAAGTCGAAAAATGCAAGCGTGATGTCGCGTTGGAGagcgaggtttcgtcgcCTCGCATCCGTCACtcatcgtcttctcctccctctgctgCGGCGCCATCTTCTCCGGAGTTTCCTTCTGGAGGCGTCCCTGGAGCTTCCCCCCGCTCTCccggctctgcatgcgcagacgCTGGAAGCAGAACGCGGAACGCAGCTGTTGGATTTGGACTTGTTGTCACACCCACACGAGAGCTCGCGGTCCAAATTGCCAACGAGATGGGACGCCTCGCTTGGTGTCTCCGGCCG ATCGtccgcgtcgcctgcctGTTCGGGGGGCGGCCTCTCAGCGTCTGTCAGCAGCAACTCCGGGTGAAGCCGCATGTCCTCGTCACGACACCAG GACGCCTGCTGAGTCTGTTGCGAAACAAAGGAACGCAGAAAGTTCTCGCTGGCTGGCCATGCACCTGCAGCACTGCACGAAGGCCGCCTCCGAGCGAACCCCCGCGGGGCgcagaggacggagaagagcgcggcgaagacgccgcaAAAACCGCCGCAGAAGACGCCGGAGAAAGGCGGGATGGAGCaccagacgaagagacaggaggagacaaggagcagagtggaggcggagaagagagaggagcagagatCCAAAGAGATTCGAGCGTCGAGGAGAGTCCAGTTGAAtcgtggagagagagtgagaagagTCAAGACCTGAGATTCGCAGAAAACAGCCAAGAGAGCAGACGCGAAGCGatggcgacagagaagaccgaAGACGAGCCGTCAAGTCCTCCAGacgaaagagcgaagacggcAGCGCCCGAAGAGACGGAGATATCTGGCtctcgagaggaaggaaagaaagcgaagaagaaacgaaacgaggaaacCAGATTCTGCAGGACTTGTCGACGATTGTCTGCTGCTGCGCGGCTCAAGCGCCAGATGCGCATGTTCGTCCTTGATGAGGCAGACCTTCTTTTGGATCACTTCTTTCGTCCTCAAATCCG GTCCCTGTTGACGTCGCTGCTGGTTCGACGGACGCAGCTGCTGGCGTTCTCAGCGACGtttccctcgcctctcttgtCGTTTCTTGAAGACTTGGTGGAGTCGCTGGATGCGCGCAGCATCGCGGCGCAGCGGGAGAGACTTGCCAAGTCGAGCAGCGAGAGTCAAAGGCAGCGCGCCCTCGCCTTCGTAGCAGCTCACGCAGAGGCGCGCCGGCgcggagagaacgcgagggcAGTTGTGGAGGGATTTCTTGCAGGTTCGAGGGGAGGCGGCTGcgtggagggagaagaaggagtgAGAGCTGAGCGGCGAACTGAGGCAGAGGTTGCGTTCCTCTCggtggaagcgaagagcgaagtggagagaggacTCCCTTCTGAAAACGACGGAGAACGGGAGGGCGTCATGGAAATCTCAGGATCGGGTGCACAGCAGGAGGCGCGAGCGACGGacgacgagagcgaggctGACCAGGAAGGTGAGGACGCACCTGAGGTTCGAACTGAGAGCTCAAGTAGGAAACGCGAGGCGAACGCAGTTgaaagggagacgcagacgccgacTGAGGACGGGACTAAGCCAGCCGATGCAAACGAAACAACAGATGCTCAAGACTGCTTGTGCGAGCCTAGGGTGTTCCAGAAgattcttctctgttcctcgcgGATTGTTCACGAGCCAAAGAGCGCCGCGGCGCCTCTTGGAGGCACACGAAGCCGcacagcagcagaggcggcgcaggCCATCGCCGCGGCTCtcgcagagaaaaggcgctCCGGGGATtccagcgaagcagacgcagaaaacgaagcagaggacgcgGCTCcgggagaacgcgaaggagaaggagacagcagaagagacagggaagaaggcgagagacggtGGGCTGTGGGGGTCGGAAGGGGGATGGCAACGGAGGAACGGGATGCAGGCAGAGGAGCGGATCGTttggaagaggagaagaggcgcgacgCTGAAAGTCGCGGGCATGCAGAGatcagagagaagatgaaagAAGAACAAAAGCGTCAGCTCGTCGTAGAGGGAGGCGATGGCGGCGAGTGGCGAGggcaggaagagagcggagcAAAGAAATCGGACAAcgccggagagacagagcgttCGCTGACAAACGGGTGCAAGTCAAAGAACAGCGTCTTCGTCGGTGGTGATCAGAAACGACAAACGGggacagacgagacagagggacATGCTTCGCTGCTCGTGGAGACAACAGCGGCCtcggagagcagagacgaggttggagaaaagacgaaggcagCTAACACAACCACAAGCAGCGGGAGAGAGCCAAACAATTTCTGCCATGAAGCGAATGGCCGACGGTCTCCAGGGCGGAGTCCCTCGGCAtcgtctgctttctcttccgccgcgCAGACAGAGTCGAaacgttcctctcttcacctCTCAGGCGGTCTCGCAAAGCCGCGGGtgccttctccgcttctcgtcG GCCTCCACTACGCGCTCCTGGTCGTCCCCGACCAACCGACGGTCCTGCGCGAACTCGGCGCGAAAGTTCAAGTCCTCTTGCGCGTCTTAACGACTCTGCCTTTCCGGCAGGCAGTTGTCTTTTGTAACAGCTTCGATTC aggcgcgcAGGTCGCCAACTGCCTCAACCAGCTCGGGGTGGCTGCGCTCTACACGAG CGCTCGGCTGAGACAAGAAGATCGCGTTCGAGCTCTGCTGTCGCTCAAACGCGTCGGCTGTCGCGTTCTCGTCTGCTCCGATGTG aTCAGTCGCGGCATCGACGCGGCGGGCGTTGACTTGACGGTCAATGTGGACCTGCCGATG GACTCGCAAACATTTCTTCATCGGAGCGGGCGCGCAGGGCGTTTCGGAGGGAAcggcttctgcgtttcgatTTCGACTGAGAACGAGAGGCCCTGTTGGGAGTACCTCGCGGCTTCCTTCAAAATCTCTCTGCATACGTCGCTGGAGAGCCTCGAGGCCTTGGCGCGCCAACAGGCTCTCGCCCACGGCGTCGGCGATGAGGACGACgcagagcgcgaggaggcgccgcCCTCTCCCCCGAAGAGCAGTGGCTCTGTTGCCAGCCAGATCCGCGAAGAACCGACGACGGCCTGCAGTGGAAGACCTCGAGAGAACTCAGAGTCCTTCGGAGATGTGCAGAAAGCTGAACGAACTCTGGAACTCCCCGTCCAAGCGAGTGCAGGAGCGCCGAGTCCGGGGCGAGACCTGGCAGAGTCGGTGCAAGAGGCACCCGAGACGCAATCTTGCCTGGCTTCGTCTCCGAGTCCTCAGCGTGAAGAAGCAACTTCAACAAAGGCTCTTGAttcgccgtcttctgctggagcggcgtctccacctggctgtccttcctctgtttcttcttccgcttctgtcgctttcttttctccctcagTGTCTCCTTCATCGACATGCCTGCGTCCAGACTCCACGCCCAGTGGAAGGCTCCATGGAAGCCGAGACGCGAGTCCCCAGAGCTCTCACGCGAATGCCTGGGCCGCGCGACCGCCTCCGCAGGAAGCGCCGGTCTCTCAGTCATCTCGAAACGAATCGTGGAGCGGGCAGAGAGATCAACGCCGTGATGTTTCAGGAGACACAACCGTCTGCCCTGACAGCCTCATGAAGAAGAGTGCCATAGTCTCCACAGGCTCTGCTCCTGCGGACGCTCTGTCCTCTCCGTTACATtcggttgctcagcggttGGTGTCTTCCCTCACGGATTCTTCTCGACAGGCCTCTTCCACGCGCCGGGATGTGAGCATGTCTGCCCATGCAGAGGACGAGACTCAGGGGAGAAGTTTCAGACAtgttgttcttctctccgttcctctgtTGGGGTATTGTGTCAACGAGACATCTGTTCTCGGATCTTTGCCCTCTCCATTGTCGCCTATACCTCCTCCCtacgcttcgtcttctcctcatGTTCGCGcatcgtctccttcctcgtcggctgcttcttcttcttccgatGTCGCCTcctgcgcgtctccgccgcccGCTGGTGGCAAGTCCTCGATGTTTCCCTGCTGGTTTCTCAACGTCGAGAAGCGCGCGGCGTCGAAGGCAGACCTCACAGACGACTTCACGGCCGCAGTGCGAGACGAAGCGGTCCTTTGcgcagtgtctcctcagcTGGCCTGGACGATCGCCTGCGCCTTCCCAGACAGCGCGAACATGACTGAAGTTACGTTCCACGAGCGCGAGGTCGTCTACGTTGCCtttccttcgcgtctgtGCCAGCAGGCGCCCTTGGCTGTCGAATCGTTTGCTGCCCATTCAGATCTCTCGCCCgcgcttccctctcgtcgctcttctcccctcgctgCTGTTCTCTTCCCCGACGCgcggatgcatgcaggggGGGCGCGCGCGCCGGGTGGAGgcgcaggaagagaggaagatggaAGCAGGCGGAGTAGCCGGAAggccgagagaaagggagagacgcgaggcgaAGGTGAACGAGTGGAAGGCGTCGAATTGGTCGAAGTGATGCTCACGAAGAGGTCGGCTTCCAAGTTTTCTGCTCTCGTAGGACTCTCGACGCAGGCGGTCTGGCAGGACTCTGGCGCCGTGCATGACCCCCCTGAGGCTACGGCGTTCCTGTCGTCCGACAGAGGCGCTcaggaaacgaggagggaGATGGCCGAAGAccgtggagagaaacggagcgAACATGCAGAAGGAGGCGCCAAAGAAGTACTCAGACAAGCAACAGAtagcgaggagagaagagaatcaGACCTGatggacagagacacagcgaaggCATGCAAGGAAAGAGCAGAACAGGGCGAACCTGTAGAACGCGGTGAGGGATCAGAGTTGTTGGTTCTTGCCATGCGCGCGGCGGATGCAGAGACGTTTTTTCAGATTTGTTTTGAGCATTTCACAGCGAAGTCTTCCGCGAAACGACTTGAGAAAGAATCGAATCCACCCCACACGGCTCAccctgttttctttccctcGGTCGCTTCTGCacattcgttttcttctccggcttCCTGCACAGTTTCTCGCACTCCTGCTGAGTTGTGTTCTGCATCcctgagagaggagagagcggagaagaaatccGAAGCATATGCAGTTTCGAGTTCCTCCGCTGGATCTTTGTCGCTTTCAAATCACGGGAGGAGCGCGATGGACatacgcgaagaagaaacaaagagtgACAAAAGATATCAAGGAAGCGTCTCGGCAAGCATTGACGCTGAGGCGATGTTTGCGCTCTTTCGGCTGGGATGCGCAGCcttggagagagagagcagactcGACGCGCAAACGAATTTACAGAAGGCGGAGGAAGGGCGCGAAACCGCGAGCTCAGTGGCTGAGTCGGAGACAGACCCGCAGTGCAAGCGCGGCAGAAACGAAAGCATTCGAGAGTCGATCAGAGAAATGAAGTCCCTCCACGCCCTCCTGTGGGCGgcgtgtacatacacgcagagggggaaggcgacatgcactgaggagagaaggagaagggaagggtga